A single window of Nocardia higoensis DNA harbors:
- a CDS encoding type I polyketide synthase: protein MTDDQKLLDYLKRVTVELQAARRMLQENEEKAYEPIAVIGMSCRYPGGADSPERLWELVADGTDAISDFPRDRGWDVDGLYDPDPDHPGTTYTRQGGFLSGATEFDAEFFGVAPREALATDPQQRLLLEGTWAAFEHAGIDPLSLRGSDTGVFIGGSTSDYAHLARSSDVDLGGYWGIGTASSVLSGRLAYSFGLVGPAVTVDTACSSSLVAAHLATQSLRRGECDLAIAAGVAVNATPGVFVEFSRQRGLAPDGRCKSFAAGADGTGWSEGLGVLVLQRLSDARRAGHPVLAVLRGSAVNQDGASNGLTAPNGPSQERVIRAALADARLGPGDVDVVEAHGTGTVLGDPIEAHALAETYGRMRSGEPLWLGSVKSNIGHTQAAAGVAGVIKMIMAMRHGVLPRTLHVDAPTPKVEWSTAGVRLLTQRREWPESGRPRRAGVSSFGVSGTNAHIILEQAPPEPVAGSAVVHPLRPAERPPRVFEDGPVVWVLSARSAGALAEQARRLGDRVRADPDPDVIDIAYSLAVGRARLPHRAVVVGTDREDLLAGLGALADGRTEVTERPGVRVVTGRADRAGRVGFVFPGQGTQWEHMAVELLDSSPVFAARMAECADALAPHIQWSLLDVLRGAPGAPTLDRVDVVQPVLFSMMVSLAAVWESFGVRPEGVVGHSQGEIAAACVAGVLSLTDAARIVAVRSQLIQQEVDGAGAMLSIVESEATVRALLNGAADRISITAINGPQSVVVAGDPESLARFERVLARAGIMRWLVPGVDFAAHSPAVAALENRLIRELASIWPREVEVVFHSTVVGSAVQAEMLDGAYWYRNLREPVRYEAATRAMLAGGHDVLIEVSAHPILTLGTEETIADAGARAAVIGSLHRHDGGAHRMLTALAEAFAAGAEVRWPVLFEGRAVRRVDLPTYAFERERFWVSPGATGDVRALGLRRAEHPLLAGSVRLANGSGWLWTGCWSVDRFPWLADHSVFGEVVVSGTTLVELAVAAGDHLGCPVLAELVLEVPLIVPVGATITVQVSVGEPGADGRADFSVHSAADNDLGDIGPGQTAWVRHATGTLTAAVPSVDPVVGDGSGWGVWPPVGARGVEFDGWYDALAGRGIGYGPAFRGLRAVWRAGEEVCAEIETAADTEGFLVHPTALDSALHAALLDAEDADPVGAREVALPFAWSGVRLHQSHEAGPLRVRLVRAGRDAVSMVATDVRGQVVVSVESVSSRRVSAAQLSASRPRRAESLYVLDWVPGAAPRPSIEPPVVLADPGDIDPGHADPSGAQVRWYPDIASVARAECPPESVVAVLRSPAGVSVPEGVRITVRRALRLVQQWLGTPELSASRLVVATRGAVAVESGAAQSPALAPVWGLVRSAQAENPGRFVLADIDVDPVDEPEAWLRAVRIAVGAGEEQVAVRDGGIHVPKLRVAPPASRTEDMFDSSSTVLITGGTSGLGAVLARHLVVERGVRHLVLASRRGPDSDGIGALTDELTALGARVRVAACDVADRAAITELIDSIDERAPLRVVVHTAGVLADATVGSLTDAHLDRVMAPKVDAAWNLHEATEGRDLAGFLLYSSVSGLLGGPGQANYAAANAFLDALAQSRRAAGSVGTSIAWGHWALDTGMTRDLREVDVVRLAALGVLPLPVEAGLALFDAAADSPAAVVSPVRLDVGALRAMGRAGTLPAVLDTLIPVAAAGRDRAEPGAKLRARLADMPAAEREQYLQQVVTDDIAAVLHHRDAGAIDPERALKELGFDSLGAVQLRNRLGATTGLTLPPTLVFDYPNARAVTTRLLELLEPARIERPQPPAAPATAADEPIAVVGISCRYPGGVSSGQALWDLVANGSDAVTEFPDDRGWDVEHLYDPDPDHPGTTYSRSGGFVSGVADFDAAFFGIGRREALAMDPQQRLLLEGVWEAFEDAGIDPASVRGDAIGVFAGVMHQDYELLARTRPDLGGYWGVGSAGSVVSGRVAYSFGLVGPAVTVDTACSSSLVATHLAMQSLRRGECTMAIASGVTVNSTPTVFVEFSRQRAMSADGRCKSFAEGADGAGWSEGMGVLVLERLSDARRNGHPVVAVLRGSAVNQDGASNGLTAPNGPSQERVIRAALADAGLAPGDVDVVEAHGTGTGLGDPIEAQALMSTYGEGRAGAPLWLGSIKSNIGHSQAAAGAAGMIKMIMAMRHGVLPKTLHVDTPTSQVDWRGSGVELLTEARAWPDTGRPRRAAVSAFGVSGTNAHVIIEQAPARGAETEVESPAGPVTSPPPVSGPVVWVLSGRSARALTGQARRLRDRILGDPALDPVDVGYSLLTTRAIHPHRAVVIGNDRADLLAGVDAVIEGRAVAENRPGARVVSGRAMRAGRVGFVFPGQGAQWPGMAVELLDSSPVFAARMAECAQALAPYVEWSLSAVLRGELGAPSLDRVDVVQPVLFSVMVSLAALWEALGVRPDGVVGHSQGEVAAACVAGRISLADGARVVAVRSRLVRDLVVAVGGGGRMMSVAEPVERVRERLRRWPTGISIAAVNGPGTVTLAGDGDLLGEVYDSCVADGVWVRWVPVDYASHSPEVDAVREPLLAALADVTSIPEGGARLHSTVVADGAENPLDAEYWFRNLRDPVLFGTAVRNMAESGYRTFIEASPHAVLTLPVEQSVESAGLEPGEARVLGSLRHDDGGPDRFLQSVAEAFVAGVEVDWQALYADRGARRVALPTYAFDRERFWIDATVDTGFAADGPERAFWESVDRGDVAALARVLDADTDEHSAALGTAMSLLSEWRSGHRAGGTESWRYRVDWTPATFTGPDLPTGEWLVLAPGGPVDERAQACVRAFEDSGVPTTVVEIDAAGLERGTLTRALEAADTGHVVGVVSLLGLDARPHGAYPWLPTGLVATVLLTQAFGDAGPDAPLWLLTRGATVVTPDDPPADPAQAALWGFGRIACLELPDRWGGLLDLPETSDASSARAVLSALGNRDGEDQIAIRPDGPHVRRLRRDRSHGPGTAGWKPRGTALVTGGTGALGGHVARWLAAEGAEHLVLVSRGGMTPQDAAALSAELAGTGATLAVETCDVVDFDAMTDLFDRIRAEGRTVRTVVHCAGIASPVAVDAMTPATLARDMAAKAVGADNLARLVDPEQLDALVLFSSGAGVWGSGMLAGYGAANAYLDAFAGLLRARGIPATAVAWGAWAGAGMGADDVGRELRRRGVVGMAPERAVRELHRAVGNAETAPVIAHIDWPAFGEAFTARRASRFLDEMTAASAATSGVQPDVEVLAGLVDMPARQRRKVLRRTVLQHAATALGYDDPTKLSADATFQELGMDSIALVQTVRRLSEATGVRLPTTAIFDHPTPQRLADHLDTEIGARRSDAGDVDRLGDLEQWFRGLDPGSAEYAAALERLTGLVGGIAGPTEQNLTATDFADLSDDELFDYVDDELGLS, encoded by the coding sequence ATGACGGACGACCAGAAATTGCTCGACTACCTCAAGCGAGTCACCGTCGAGTTGCAGGCGGCGCGGCGCATGCTCCAGGAAAACGAGGAGAAGGCGTACGAACCCATTGCGGTGATCGGAATGTCGTGCCGTTATCCCGGTGGCGCCGATTCTCCCGAGCGATTGTGGGAACTCGTCGCCGACGGAACGGATGCCATCTCGGACTTCCCGCGCGACCGCGGCTGGGATGTGGACGGGCTCTACGACCCTGATCCCGATCATCCCGGCACGACCTACACTCGGCAGGGCGGATTCCTCTCGGGTGCAACGGAATTCGATGCCGAGTTCTTCGGTGTGGCGCCGCGTGAGGCGCTGGCGACCGATCCGCAGCAGCGGCTGTTGCTGGAGGGCACCTGGGCGGCGTTCGAGCACGCGGGTATCGACCCGCTGTCGTTGCGCGGCAGCGATACCGGTGTGTTCATCGGCGGCTCCACCTCGGACTACGCGCATCTCGCGCGCTCCAGCGATGTGGACCTCGGCGGGTACTGGGGCATCGGCACGGCGAGCAGCGTGCTGTCCGGGCGGCTCGCGTACTCCTTCGGCCTGGTCGGCCCCGCGGTGACCGTTGATACCGCCTGTTCCTCCTCGCTCGTCGCCGCGCATCTGGCGACGCAATCGCTGCGGCGTGGCGAGTGTGATCTCGCGATCGCCGCGGGGGTCGCGGTGAACGCGACCCCGGGTGTCTTCGTGGAGTTCTCGCGGCAGCGCGGGCTGGCTCCGGACGGCCGGTGCAAGTCGTTCGCCGCCGGCGCGGATGGGACCGGCTGGTCGGAGGGACTGGGTGTGCTGGTGCTGCAGCGGCTGTCGGATGCGCGGCGTGCCGGTCATCCTGTGCTGGCGGTGTTGCGTGGATCGGCGGTGAACCAGGACGGCGCCTCCAACGGTCTGACCGCGCCGAACGGCCCGTCCCAGGAACGTGTGATCCGGGCGGCCCTCGCCGACGCCCGGCTGGGGCCCGGCGACGTCGACGTCGTGGAGGCACACGGCACCGGTACGGTCCTCGGCGATCCGATCGAAGCGCACGCGCTGGCCGAGACCTACGGGCGCATGCGCAGCGGCGAGCCCTTGTGGCTCGGGTCCGTCAAATCCAACATCGGGCACACGCAGGCCGCCGCGGGCGTCGCCGGGGTGATCAAGATGATCATGGCGATGCGCCATGGCGTGCTTCCCCGCACCTTGCACGTGGACGCCCCGACACCGAAGGTGGAGTGGAGCACCGCGGGTGTGCGGCTGCTCACGCAGCGGCGGGAATGGCCGGAGTCCGGACGGCCCCGGCGCGCCGGAGTGTCCTCGTTCGGCGTCTCCGGGACCAACGCCCACATCATCCTGGAACAGGCACCGCCGGAGCCCGTCGCCGGGTCCGCTGTGGTGCACCCGCTACGGCCCGCCGAGCGCCCGCCCCGGGTGTTCGAGGACGGACCCGTGGTCTGGGTGCTCTCGGCCCGCTCGGCCGGCGCACTGGCCGAACAGGCGCGCCGGTTGGGTGACCGGGTCCGCGCCGACCCGGATCCGGACGTGATCGACATCGCCTACTCGCTGGCCGTCGGACGTGCTCGGCTGCCCCACCGCGCGGTGGTGGTGGGCACGGATCGGGAGGATCTGCTCGCGGGCCTGGGCGCCCTCGCCGACGGCCGCACCGAGGTCACCGAACGTCCCGGCGTCCGGGTGGTGACCGGCCGCGCCGATCGCGCGGGCAGAGTGGGATTCGTGTTCCCCGGGCAGGGCACGCAGTGGGAGCACATGGCCGTCGAATTGCTGGACAGTTCACCGGTTTTCGCCGCGCGCATGGCGGAATGCGCGGACGCGTTGGCGCCGCACATCCAGTGGTCGCTGCTCGACGTGCTGCGCGGCGCGCCCGGCGCGCCGACGCTGGACCGCGTGGATGTCGTCCAGCCCGTGCTGTTCTCGATGATGGTCTCGCTGGCCGCGGTGTGGGAGTCCTTCGGCGTGCGACCCGAGGGAGTGGTCGGGCATTCCCAGGGGGAGATCGCCGCCGCCTGTGTGGCCGGGGTGCTGTCGCTGACGGATGCGGCCAGGATCGTCGCCGTGCGCAGCCAGCTCATCCAGCAGGAGGTGGACGGCGCGGGCGCGATGCTGTCCATCGTGGAATCCGAGGCCACCGTGCGTGCGCTGCTGAACGGGGCCGCCGACCGGATCTCGATCACCGCGATCAACGGTCCGCAATCGGTGGTGGTGGCCGGAGATCCGGAGTCCCTGGCGCGGTTCGAACGTGTCCTCGCCCGCGCCGGGATCATGCGCTGGCTGGTGCCCGGGGTGGATTTCGCCGCTCACTCGCCCGCGGTGGCCGCGCTGGAGAACCGGCTGATCCGTGAGCTCGCCTCGATATGGCCCCGGGAAGTGGAGGTGGTCTTCCACTCCACCGTGGTCGGGTCCGCGGTGCAGGCCGAGATGCTCGACGGCGCCTACTGGTACCGGAACCTGCGCGAGCCGGTGCGCTACGAGGCCGCGACCCGGGCGATGCTGGCAGGCGGGCACGATGTGCTCATCGAGGTGAGCGCGCATCCGATTCTCACCCTCGGCACCGAGGAGACCATCGCGGACGCGGGCGCGCGCGCCGCGGTGATCGGCTCACTGCACCGCCACGACGGCGGCGCGCACCGCATGCTGACGGCGTTGGCCGAGGCTTTCGCGGCAGGCGCGGAGGTGCGCTGGCCGGTGCTGTTCGAGGGGCGCGCGGTCCGGCGGGTCGACCTGCCGACCTACGCCTTCGAGCGCGAGCGCTTCTGGGTATCGCCCGGCGCCACCGGGGATGTGCGCGCGCTCGGCTTGCGCCGGGCGGAGCACCCGCTGCTGGCGGGCTCTGTGCGGCTGGCGAACGGCTCAGGATGGCTGTGGACGGGATGTTGGTCGGTGGACCGGTTTCCGTGGCTGGCCGATCATTCGGTCTTCGGTGAGGTCGTGGTCTCGGGAACCACGCTCGTGGAGCTCGCGGTCGCGGCGGGGGATCACCTCGGATGTCCGGTGCTGGCCGAACTCGTGCTGGAGGTGCCGCTGATCGTTCCGGTCGGCGCGACGATCACGGTGCAGGTGTCGGTCGGCGAACCCGGGGCGGACGGCCGCGCGGACTTCAGCGTTCACTCGGCCGCCGACAACGACCTGGGGGATATCGGTCCTGGCCAGACCGCTTGGGTCCGGCATGCCACCGGCACCCTGACCGCTGCGGTGCCCTCCGTCGATCCGGTTGTCGGCGACGGCTCGGGCTGGGGCGTGTGGCCGCCCGTCGGTGCGCGCGGCGTCGAGTTCGACGGCTGGTACGACGCGCTCGCCGGACGAGGAATCGGGTACGGGCCGGCATTCCGTGGATTGCGGGCAGTCTGGCGGGCGGGCGAGGAGGTCTGTGCCGAGATCGAAACCGCCGCGGATACGGAGGGTTTTCTGGTTCACCCGACGGCCTTGGACAGCGCGTTGCACGCGGCGCTGCTCGATGCCGAGGACGCCGATCCGGTCGGCGCGCGCGAGGTCGCGCTACCCTTCGCGTGGTCGGGCGTGCGACTGCATCAGAGCCATGAAGCCGGGCCGCTGCGGGTGCGGTTGGTCCGTGCGGGGCGGGATGCCGTGAGCATGGTGGCCACGGATGTGCGAGGCCAGGTGGTGGTCTCGGTGGAATCGGTGTCCTCGCGCCGGGTCTCGGCGGCACAGTTGTCGGCGTCTCGTCCGCGTCGCGCCGAATCGCTGTATGTCCTGGATTGGGTCCCCGGTGCCGCACCGCGGCCGTCGATCGAGCCGCCGGTCGTCCTCGCCGATCCGGGCGACATCGATCCGGGCCACGCCGATCCGTCCGGCGCCCAGGTGCGGTGGTACCCCGACATCGCGTCGGTGGCCCGTGCGGAGTGCCCGCCGGAGAGCGTGGTGGCCGTACTGAGGTCACCGGCCGGTGTCTCGGTGCCCGAAGGCGTGCGGATCACGGTCCGCCGGGCGCTGAGGCTGGTGCAGCAGTGGCTCGGTACACCGGAGCTGTCCGCATCCCGGCTGGTGGTGGCGACCCGCGGTGCGGTGGCCGTGGAGTCCGGCGCGGCGCAATCGCCCGCGCTGGCTCCGGTGTGGGGGCTGGTGCGCAGCGCGCAGGCCGAGAACCCGGGCCGCTTCGTGCTCGCCGACATCGACGTGGATCCCGTCGACGAGCCCGAGGCCTGGCTGCGGGCCGTCCGGATCGCCGTCGGAGCGGGCGAGGAGCAGGTCGCGGTGCGGGACGGCGGAATTCACGTGCCGAAACTGCGGGTGGCTCCCCCGGCCTCGCGGACCGAGGACATGTTCGACAGCTCGTCCACGGTCCTGATCACCGGCGGCACGAGCGGATTGGGCGCAGTGCTCGCCCGGCACCTGGTGGTGGAGCGCGGCGTGCGGCATCTGGTGCTGGCGAGCCGTCGCGGCCCGGACAGCGACGGCATCGGCGCGCTCACCGACGAACTGACCGCGCTCGGCGCGCGTGTGCGGGTCGCCGCCTGCGATGTCGCGGACCGCGCCGCGATCACCGAACTCATCGATTCGATCGATGAGCGGGCCCCGCTGCGGGTCGTCGTCCATACCGCCGGTGTGCTGGCGGACGCGACGGTCGGATCGCTGACCGACGCGCATCTGGATCGGGTCATGGCGCCGAAGGTGGACGCCGCGTGGAATCTGCACGAGGCCACCGAGGGGCGCGATCTTGCGGGCTTCCTGCTCTACTCCTCGGTCTCCGGTCTCCTCGGCGGCCCCGGACAGGCGAACTACGCGGCCGCGAACGCCTTCCTGGACGCGCTGGCACAATCCCGCCGTGCCGCCGGATCGGTGGGCACCTCGATCGCCTGGGGGCATTGGGCGCTCGATACGGGTATGACGCGGGATCTTCGGGAGGTGGACGTGGTGCGGCTGGCCGCGCTCGGCGTACTCCCGCTCCCGGTCGAGGCCGGGCTGGCACTGTTCGACGCGGCGGCAGATTCGCCCGCCGCGGTCGTGAGCCCGGTCCGCCTCGACGTCGGGGCCCTCCGTGCGATGGGGCGCGCCGGGACATTGCCCGCCGTCCTCGACACCCTGATACCGGTCGCCGCCGCGGGGCGGGACCGGGCCGAGCCGGGGGCGAAGCTGCGTGCTCGCTTGGCGGACATGCCTGCGGCTGAACGCGAGCAGTACCTACAACAGGTCGTCACCGACGATATCGCCGCCGTGCTGCACCACCGCGATGCCGGGGCGATCGACCCCGAGCGCGCACTCAAGGAACTCGGATTCGACTCGCTCGGCGCGGTCCAGCTGCGCAATCGGCTCGGCGCCACGACCGGCCTGACCTTGCCTCCGACGCTCGTCTTCGACTACCCGAATGCCCGCGCCGTCACCACCCGCCTACTGGAATTGCTCGAGCCCGCCCGCATCGAGCGGCCGCAGCCGCCCGCCGCCCCCGCAACGGCCGCCGACGAGCCGATCGCGGTGGTGGGGATCTCGTGCCGGTACCCCGGCGGCGTGAGCTCCGGGCAAGCGCTGTGGGATCTGGTCGCCAACGGCAGCGATGCGGTCACCGAGTTCCCCGACGACCGCGGCTGGGACGTCGAACACCTCTACGACCCGGATCCCGACCATCCGGGCACCACCTATTCCCGATCCGGTGGATTCGTCTCCGGCGTCGCGGACTTCGATGCCGCCTTCTTCGGCATCGGCCGCCGTGAGGCGTTGGCGATGGATCCGCAGCAGCGGCTGTTGCTCGAGGGCGTGTGGGAGGCGTTCGAGGATGCGGGGATCGATCCGGCGTCGGTGCGCGGCGACGCCATCGGCGTCTTCGCCGGGGTGATGCACCAGGACTACGAGCTGTTGGCACGTACCCGCCCGGATCTCGGCGGATATTGGGGCGTGGGCTCGGCGGGCAGTGTGGTGTCGGGCCGGGTCGCGTACAGCTTCGGTCTGGTGGGCCCCGCGGTGACGGTGGATACCGCGTGTTCGTCGTCGCTGGTGGCGACGCATCTGGCGATGCAGTCGCTGCGCCGGGGTGAATGCACCATGGCCATCGCCTCCGGCGTCACGGTGAACTCCACTCCGACCGTCTTCGTCGAGTTCTCGCGCCAGCGGGCGATGTCGGCCGACGGCCGGTGCAAGTCGTTCGCGGAAGGCGCCGACGGGGCGGGCTGGTCGGAGGGGATGGGGGTGCTGGTGTTGGAGCGGCTTTCCGACGCCCGCCGCAACGGGCACCCCGTCGTCGCGGTGCTGCGCGGTTCCGCGGTGAACCAGGACGGTGCGTCCAATGGTCTGACGGCCCCCAACGGCCCGTCCCAGGAACGGGTGATCCGTGCCGCGCTGGCTGACGCGGGATTGGCGCCCGGGGATGTCGACGTCGTGGAGGCGCACGGGACCGGCACGGGTCTGGGCGATCCGATCGAGGCACAGGCGCTGATGTCGACCTACGGCGAGGGCCGCGCCGGGGCACCGCTGTGGCTGGGGTCGATCAAGTCGAACATCGGTCACAGTCAGGCGGCGGCGGGCGCGGCGGGGATGATCAAGATGATCATGGCCATGCGGCACGGGGTGCTCCCCAAGACGCTGCATGTGGACACCCCGACGAGCCAGGTCGACTGGCGGGGCTCGGGTGTCGAACTGCTCACCGAGGCGCGGGCCTGGCCCGACACGGGGCGCCCGCGGCGCGCGGCTGTCTCCGCTTTCGGCGTCTCCGGCACGAACGCACATGTGATCATCGAGCAAGCACCCGCGCGAGGCGCCGAGACCGAGGTCGAGTCACCGGCCGGGCCCGTGACCTCGCCACCGCCGGTATCCGGTCCTGTCGTGTGGGTGCTGTCGGGACGATCGGCCAGGGCGCTGACCGGGCAGGCGCGTCGGCTGCGTGACAGGATTCTCGGCGATCCCGCGCTGGACCCGGTGGATGTGGGTTACTCGCTGCTGACGACGCGCGCGATCCACCCGCACCGTGCGGTCGTGATCGGCAACGATCGAGCGGACCTGCTGGCCGGTGTGGACGCGGTGATCGAGGGACGCGCGGTGGCCGAGAACAGGCCGGGCGCCCGTGTGGTGTCGGGCCGCGCGATGCGCGCCGGTCGGGTGGGATTCGTCTTCCCCGGTCAGGGGGCGCAGTGGCCGGGTATGGCGGTGGAATTGCTGGATTCCTCGCCTGTCTTCGCGGCGCGGATGGCCGAGTGTGCGCAGGCGCTGGCGCCGTATGTCGAGTGGTCGTTGTCGGCGGTGCTGCGTGGTGAGCTCGGTGCGCCGTCGCTGGATCGGGTGGATGTGGTTCAGCCGGTGTTGTTTTCGGTGATGGTGTCGTTGGCGGCGTTGTGGGAGGCGTTGGGTGTGCGTCCGGATGGGGTGGTGGGGCATTCGCAGGGTGAGGTTGCGGCGGCGTGTGTGGCGGGGCGGATTTCGTTGGCCGATGGTGCTCGTGTGGTGGCGGTGCGTAGTCGTTTGGTGCGGGATCTGGTTGTCGCGGTGGGGGGTGGTGGGCGGATGATGTCGGTGGCCGAGCCGGTGGAGCGGGTGCGGGAGCGGCTGCGGCGGTGGCCGACCGGCATATCGATCGCCGCGGTGAACGGCCCGGGGACGGTGACACTGGCCGGGGACGGCGATCTTCTGGGCGAGGTGTACGACAGCTGTGTGGCCGACGGGGTGTGGGTGCGCTGGGTGCCGGTCGATTACGCCTCGCATTCCCCGGAGGTCGACGCGGTGCGCGAACCACTGCTCGCGGCCCTGGCCGACGTGACGTCGATCCCGGAGGGCGGCGCGCGCCTGCATTCCACGGTGGTCGCCGACGGGGCCGAGAACCCGCTGGACGCGGAGTACTGGTTCCGGAACCTGCGGGACCCGGTGCTCTTCGGCACGGCGGTGCGGAATATGGCCGAATCGGGATATCGGACCTTCATCGAGGCGAGCCCGCATGCGGTGCTGACACTTCCGGTGGAGCAGTCGGTCGAGTCGGCGGGGCTCGAGCCGGGGGAGGCGCGGGTGCTCGGATCGCTGCGGCACGACGACGGAGGGCCGGATCGTTTCCTGCAGTCGGTGGCGGAGGCGTTCGTCGCGGGCGTGGAGGTGGATTGGCAAGCGCTGTACGCCGACCGGGGCGCCCGGCGGGTGGCGCTGCCGACCTATGCCTTCGATCGGGAACGGTTCTGGATCGATGCCACCGTCGACACCGGCTTCGCGGCAGACGGTCCGGAGCGCGCGTTCTGGGAATCGGTGGATCGCGGCGATGTCGCCGCCCTCGCCCGGGTCCTGGACGCCGACACCGACGAGCACTCCGCGGCGCTCGGCACCGCCATGTCGTTGCTGTCGGAATGGCGCAGCGGCCATCGCGCCGGCGGGACCGAATCCTGGCGGTACCGGGTCGATTGGACCCCCGCCACATTCACCGGCCCGGACCTGCCGACCGGCGAATGGCTCGTTCTCGCGCCGGGCGGGCCCGTGGACGAGCGGGCGCAGGCCTGCGTGCGTGCGTTCGAGGACAGCGGTGTGCCCACGACCGTGGTGGAGATCGACGCGGCCGGCCTGGAGCGCGGGACTCTCACACGCGCGCTCGAGGCCGCCGATACCGGCCATGTCGTCGGTGTGGTCTCCCTGCTCGGCCTCGATGCGCGGCCCCATGGTGCATACCCCTGGCTCCCGACCGGCCTCGTGGCCACTGTCCTGCTCACCCAGGCCTTCGGTGATGCCGGTCCGGACGCGCCACTGTGGCTGCTGACCCGTGGCGCGACGGTCGTCACCCCCGACGACCCACCGGCCGATCCGGCACAGGCGGCGCTGTGGGGTTTCGGCCGCATCGCCTGCCTGGAACTTCCCGACCGATGGGGCGGGCTGCTCGACCTGCCGGAGACCTCGGACGCCTCGAGCGCCCGGGCAGTACTTTCCGCGCTCGGCAACCGCGACGGCGAGGACCAGATCGCGATACGCCCGGACGGTCCGCACGTCCGTCGCCTGCGTCGTGACCGATCGCACGGCCCCGGCACCGCCGGGTGGAAACCCCGCGGAACCGCACTGGTCACCGGTGGTACCGGCGCGCTCGGCGGGCATGTGGCCCGCTGGCTCGCCGCCGAGGGCGCCGAGCATCTCGTCCTCGTCAGCCGTGGCGGCATGACGCCCCAGGACGCCGCGGCGCTGTCCGCCGAGCTCGCCGGTACCGGCGCCACCCTGGCGGTCGAGACATGCGATGTCGTCGACTTCGATGCGATGACAGACCTTTTCGACCGGATTCGCGCCGAGGGCCGGACGGTGCGCACCGTCGTCCACTGCGCCGGGATCGCCTCGCCGGTGGCCGTCGACGCCATGACCCCGGCGACCTTGGCCCGAGACATGGCAGCCAAGGCGGTCGGCGCGGACAACCTCGCCCGGCTGGTCGACCCGGAGCAGCTGGACGCCTTGGTGTTGTTCAGCTCCGGCGCCGGGGTGTGGGGCAGCGGAATGCTCGCCGGATACGGCGCGGCCAACGCCTACCTCGACGCCTTCGCCGGCCTGCTGCGAGCACGCGGAATCCCGGCGACCGCGGTCGCGTGGGGTGCGTGGGCCGGTGCGGGCATGGGCGCTGACGACGTGGGCCGGGAACTGCGTCGTCGCGGCGTCGTGGGAATGGCTCCGGAGCGGGCCGTGCGCGAGCTCCACCGCGCCGTGGGCAATGCCGAGACCGCGCCGGTGATCGCGCATATCGACTGGCCCGCATTCGGTGAGGCGTTCACGGCTCGGCGGGCCAGCCGATTCCTCGACGAGATGACCGCCGCCTCGGCCGCGACCTCAGGGGTGCAGCCCGACGTCGAAGTGCTCGCCGGCCTCGTCGACATGCCGGCGCGTCAACGGCGGAAAGTGCTGCGCCGTACCGTCCTTCAGCACGCGGCTACGGCGCTGGGTTACGACGACCCGACGAAGCTGTCCGCCGACGCCACCTTCCAGGAACTCGGTATGGATTCGATCGCGCTGGTGCAGACGGTGCGCAGGCTCTCGGAGGCCACCGGCGTACGCCTGCCGACAACGGCGATCTTCGATCACCCGACTCCCCAGCGGCTCGCCGACCACCTCGATACCGAGATCGGCGCCCGCCGGTCGGACGCGGGCGATGTGGACCGCCTCGGAGATCTCGAACAGTGGTTCCGCGGCCTGGACCCCGGCAGTGCCGAATACGCCGCGGCACTGGAACGTTTGACCGGCCTCGTCGGCGGCATCGCCGGGCCGACCGAGCAGAACCTCACCGCTACGGATTTCGCCGACCTCTCCGACGACGAACTCTTCGACTATGTCGACGACGAACTCGGCCTGTCCTGA